One window of Leopardus geoffroyi isolate Oge1 chromosome B3, O.geoffroyi_Oge1_pat1.0, whole genome shotgun sequence genomic DNA carries:
- the LOC123583625 gene encoding RNA-binding motif protein, X chromosome-like, translated as MVCKGPAGSKPGPAWRQSGRCPLFLSGEGRVPDWRGLSRGLFGRRPGAAKPSESRGGPSVGKRILFPTPSQRARHARARPQPPRAERSGCGGSGSGKRRRKARRGHCYSGTKTHGTGTPGAGERDPPPAAPCWMRAAPGQPLQRAPAGGTRGASARGGDEHEGRARLACREVSVGPWSPAATE; from the exons AGGGACCCGCAGGCAGCAAGCCAGGCCCAGCCT GGAGACAGAGCGGCAGGTGTCCACTCTTCCTTAGTGGAGAGGGGAGGGTCCCCGACTGGAGGGGACTCAGTCGGGGGCTGTTTGGAAGGAGACCCGGGGCCGCCAAACCAAGCGAGAGTCGAGGAGGGCCCTCCGTCGGGAAGCGAATCCTGTTCCCCACCCCGAGTCAGAGGGCGCGGCACGCGCGGGCCCGGCCCCAGCCGCCCCGGGCCGAACGTTCCGGctgcggcggcagcggcagcggcaaaaggagaaggaaggcgCGGCGAGGGCACTGTTACTCCGGAACCAAAACGCACGGCACCGGAACCCCGGGAGCCGGAGAGAGGGACCCGCCTCCCGCGGCGCCATGTTGGATGAGGGCAGCTCCCGGCCAGCCCCTCCAGCGCGCCCCGGCGGGCGGGACCCGAGGAGCTAGCGCGAGGGGCGGGGACGAGCACGAGGGCCGGGCTAGGCTGGCCTGTCGGGAGGTCTCCGTCGGCCCGTGGTCGCCCGCGGCGACCGAGTGA
- the CB3H15orf61 gene encoding uncharacterized protein C15orf61 homolog has translation MEPLRRAHEAALRLLLCRPWASGAASRPKPRASEVLTRHLLQRRLPHWTSFCVPYSAVRNDQFGLSHFNWPVQGANYHVLRTGCFPFIKYHCSKAPWQDLAGQDRFFTALKVVNLGIPTLLYGLGSWLFARVTETVHTSYGPITVYFLNKEDEGAMY, from the exons ATGGAACCCCTGCGGAGGGCCCACGAGGCTGCGCTCCGGCTGCTGCTGTGCCGGCCCTGGGCCTCGGGCGCCGCCTCCCGCCCGAAGCCCCGCGCCTCCGAGGTGCTGACGCGGCACCTGCTACAGCGGCGCCTGCCGCACTGGACCTCCTTCTGCGTGCCCTACAGCGCTGTCCGGAACGACCAGTTCGGCCTCTCGCACTTCAACTGGCCGGTGCAGGGCGCCAACTATCACGTCCTGCGTACCGGCTGCTTCCCTTTCATCAAGTACCACTGCTCCAAGGCCCCCTGGCAGGACCTGGCCGGGCAGGACCGGTTCTTCACGGCGCTCAAGGTCGTCAACCTGG GTATTCCAACGTTATTGTATGGACTTGGCTCCTGGTTATTTGCTAGAGTCACAGAGACTGTGCATACCAGTTATGGACCAATaacagtttattttctaaataaagaagatgaaggTGCCATGTACTGA